A genomic window from Lotus japonicus ecotype B-129 chromosome 1, LjGifu_v1.2 includes:
- the LOC130733892 gene encoding peroxidase 4-like, whose amino-acid sequence MALSSSSSSSAANIFVLSLFMLFLIGSSNSAQLSENFYVKKCPSVFNAVKSVVHSAVAKEARMGGSLLRLFFHDCFVNGCDGSVLLDDTSSFKGEKTAPPNSNSLRGFDVIDAIKSKVEAVCPGVVSCADVVAIAARDSVAILGGPYWKVKLGRRDSKTASFNAANSGVIPSPFSSLSDLISKFQAQGLSTKDMVALSGAHTIGKAKCSTFRQHVYNETNNINSLFAKARQRNCPRTSGTIRDNNVAVLDFKTPNQFDNLYYKNLINKKGLLHSDQVLFSGGSTDSLVRTYSNNQKAFENDFVNAMIKMGNNKPLTGSNGQIRKHCRRAN is encoded by the exons ATggcactttcttcttcttcatcatcttctgcAGCCAATATCTTTGTGTTGTCTTTGTTCATGTTGTTTCTTATAGGGAGTTCTAATTCTGCTCAACTTTCTGAGAACTTCTATGTTAAGAAGTGTCCCAGTGTTTTCAATGCTGTGAAATCTGTTGTTCATTCTGCTGTGGCTAAAGAAGCACGCATGGGAGGCTCTCTCCTTCGCCTCTTCTTCCATGACTGCTTTGTCAAT GGTTGTGATGGATCAGTACTACTTGATGACACTTCCTCCTTCAAAGGAGAGAAGACTGCACCTCCCAACAGCAATTCTCTGAGAGGCTTTGATGTCATTGATGCCATAAAGTCTAAGGTGGAGGCAGTGTGCCCTGGTGTGGTTTCATGTGCTGATGTTGTTGCCATTGCTGCTCGTGACTCTGTTGCCATT CTTGGAGGGCCATATTGGAAGGTTAAACTTGGAAGAAGGGATTCCAAGACAGCCAGCTTCAACGCTGCAAACAGTGGTGTGATCCCATCTCCCTTTTCTTCCCTCAGCGATCTCATCTCAAAGTTTCAAGCTCAAGGCCTCTCTACCAAAGACATGGTTGCTTTATCTG GAGCCCACACAATTGGCAAGGCCAAGTGCTCTACCTTCAGACAACACGTATACAATGAGACCAACAACATCAACAGTTTATTTGCCAAGGCAAGGCAGAGGAATTGTCCAAGGACTAGTGGCACTATAAGAGACAACAATGTAGCTGTGCTAGACTTCAAAACCCCAAACCAATTTGACAACTTGTACTACAAGAACCTCATCAACAAAAAGGGGCTCCTTCATTCTGACCAGGTTCTATTCAGTGGAGGATCCACAGATTCACTTGTTAGAACTTACAGCAACAATCAAAAGGCCTTTGAAAATGACTTTGTTAATGCAATGATTAAGATGGGGAACAACAAGCCTTTAACTGGGTCAAATGGGCAGATTAGGAAGCATTGCAGAAGAGCAAATTAG